The region ACCCTTCCTGGTTGAGGGGTCTTTCTTCTGAGGCCAAGGAACTGTGGGCGCTTGGGAGGGAGCTCGGGGTGTCCGCTGGTGGTGACGAGGGTGCGATTATCAACAAGTTGATTGAGCTTGATCAACGTGATGCTATAGGGTGTGGTCGTGCTGGTGAGGGGAGATCAGTGGGTTGTCAATGAAGATTCTTTCCTTCAATGTGAGGGGACTGGGAGGGAGGGGGAAGATGAGGGTTATAAGGGAAGTGGTTTGCCACCATCATGTGGAGGTTTTGTTTGTCCAGGAAACAAAATTGCAGCGTATCAGTACTCGTACGTGTGCTCAGCTGTGGGGGGAGTCGGGGTTCGATTGGAAGGCTACTCCTGCTGTAAATCGGGGAGGTGGCTTATTGTGTATATGGAATCCAAACTTGTTTGTCTTGGAGGAGTGTGTGGAGGGCCAGGGTTTTATAGGGTTAGTGGGGGTTTGGAAAGCTTCTCAGAGTCGGTGTGTGTTGGTAAATATCTACTCTGCTACTGATATGGAGGGGAAGCGGGCATTGTGGAATGCTCTGACTCTATGGAGGGCTAATTGTACAGTAACGGCTTGGTGCCTTGCCAGCGATTTTAATGTTGTTCGAGTAGAAGACGAATGTAGAGGTTGTGTTGGTGTTCTACCTGTGCAGAGGCAAGAGATGGAGGAGGTTCACCTCTTCATCTCAACAATGGAGTTACAGGATATCCCGCTTGCAGGTCGTAGATTCACTTGGCGCAGGCCTAATAACCAGGCTCGTACCAGGTTAGACAGGTTCCTTGTGTCTAATGAATGGGATGGTTTTTGGCCGAATTGTTCTCAGCTAGTGCTTAACCGAGACATCTCTGACCCTTGCCCGCTTTTGTTACGCTAAACGATTCAAGATTGGGGGCCTATGCCTTTTCGTGTGATGAATTGTTGGCTTGAGCATCCTAGCTTGGCTAGTTTTGTTGATCATGGGTGGAAGGGGCTCCGTTGTAGGGGATGGGGGGCATTTGTTCTGAAAGAGAAACTGAAAGGCCTCAGGGGATTGCTAAAGGGGTGGAACAGGGAGGTCTTCGGGGATTTAAAGACTAGAAGGGAGGAGACAGTGAAGAAGATTAACCTCTTAGATGTTAAGGAGGAAGCTGGTGGTCTATCTCACGAGGAAATAATGTTGAGGCAGTCGCTTTTGTCTGAATTTTGGAGTGTTTTGAGGCTTCATGAGTCTCTCTTATGTCAAAAGGCTCGGTCTAAGTGGGTTGCGGAGGGGGATCAAAATTCGGGCTTCTTCCATGCTACGATTAATTGGAAGCGTCGGTCAAGTTCTATAGTTGGGCTGCTGGTTGATGGGGTGTGGGAGGAGGATCTTAGTCTGGTTAAGGAGGCCATTAGGGGTTTTTTTAGAGCAAGTTCAGGTCGGTTGGTAGGCCTAGGTTGGGCCTTGACGGTGTGCTCTTTCGAACTTTGTCTGATGTGGATAATTTTGCTCTAACTGCTGCCTTTGATGAGGAGGAGATTAAGTCTGCTGTGTGGGCGTGTGGAAGTGACAAGAGCCCAGGGCCTGATGGCTTCAATTTCAGGTTCATTCAGAGGTACTGGGGGGTGTTAAAGGGGGACTTTCTTAAGGcagtgaaggaattctggaagcggGGTGCCTGGCCTAGAGGGTGCAATGCGTCTTTTATTGTCCTCATTCCAAAGGTGAGTGATCCTCAAGCTTTGAATGACTTCAGACCCATTTCTCTTATTGGGTGTATTTACAAGGTGGTGTCCAAGTTGTTGGCTACTAGGCTGCAGGCTGTTATTGGGAAGGTAATTGATGAGCGCCAATTTGCTTTTATTGGTCAACGGAATATGTTAGACAGTGTTGTGGTGGTAAATGAGGTGGTCCATGAAGCTAAGATAAGGAAGAGACCCACAATTTTTTTCAAAGTGGACTACGAAAAAGCTTATGACTCTGTGGAATGGGATTTCCTGGAATATATGATGAGGAGGATGAATTTCTCTGATAAATGGGTCGGTTGGATTATGGGTTGTCTGAAGTCTGCTTCTGTGTCCGTCCTTGTTAATGGAAGCCCTTGTAGTGAGTTCAGCATGGAAAGAGGCCTTAGACAAGGGGATCCTCTTGCTCCGTTTTTGTTTCTGATTATGGCGGAGGGGCTGAACGGGTTGTTTTCTAATGCAGTTAAGTTAGGGAAATTCAATGGGTTTAAGGTTGGTACTGGTGGGTCTGTTGAGATTTCTCTTCAATTCGCAGATGATACTATTTTTGTGGGTGAGGCCTCTGTTCAGAACCTTGTGGTGATTAAGTGTGTTCTCCGGTGCTTTGAGTTGATTTCTggtttgaaggttaattttaaGAAGAGTAAGCTGGCCTCGGTTGCAATTGATGACGGGGTTACTCAGTAGTTTGCTTCCTTCTTGAACTGCAAGGTAATGAGCTTTCCATTTACTTACATGGGCATACCAGTGGGAGGAAAGGGGAGCTGTCAAAAGACTTGGGAACCGGTGGTGAAGAAGTTCAGGGACAAATTAGCATCCTGGAAGCAGAAATTTATCTCGTTTGGAGGCCGCATTTGTTTAATCCAAAGTGTACTGACAGCTCTTCCCTTAtttttcttgtctttctttAAAATTCCGGCTTGTGTTGTGAAGGTGTGTACGGGTATTATGAGAAAGTTTCTTTGGGGTGGGAGTGAGTTAGAGAGGAAAATTGCTTGGGTTAGTTGGAAGGATGTGTGCCGTCCAAAGGAGGTGGGTGGTTTGGGTATAAAAGACTTACAACTTTTTAATCGGGCTTTGCTAGGCAAATGGTTGTGGAGGTGGAAAACAGAAAAGGGTAGTCTGTGGGGAAAGGTTATTCAGGCGAAGTATTACAGTGGTAGTAGTATGCTAGAATCTTCATGGTGGAAGGAAGTGCAAGGTGCTGGTGTTTATGATGGCCTTGATTGGTTTCAAGATGGGTGTGCAAAGCAGTTGCGGAGGGGGAATGATACAAGCTTCTGGCTGGATAATTGGGTTGGGAATATGGCGTTGCGTGAGAGCTTTTACAGATTGTATAACTTGTCTACGTTGAAGAGGGCTAGTATCAGTAATTGTGGGGAGTGGGTTTCAGGTCGATGGCGCTGGGTTTTGGCTTGGAGACGTCCCTTGGGTGCTCGGGAAAAAGTTTGGCTTCGTGATATGTTGGAAATTGCGTCTTCGCCTTCCTTGACAGAAGGGGTGGATGATAAATGGTCCTGGGATGCTGATCCTGAGGGCGTTTACACAGTTCAGACAACGTATTCCTTTTTGCAGGGTCCATTGTTGCCGGCTACTGATTTAGTGTTCCGTTTGCTGTGGTCAGCGTGTGCTCCATCGAACGTGAAAGGCTTTGTGTGGAAGTGTGTGCTGGAGCGTATTCCTTCGTTGGAAAATTTGGAAAGGCGTGGTGTTGTTCAGTCCAATGGCGATCTTCTGTGCAAATTGTGTAGGGGTGGGATTGAGTCATGCTCTCATCTCCTTTTTTCTTGTCCCTTTTCATCTGAGGTGTGGTGGAGGTGCTATGCGTGGCTGGGTATTTCGACAGCTCTTCCTATAATTGCTAGGGATCACCTCTTGCAGTTTCAGATTGGATGGAATGCAGGTCAGAGGAGGGGTGCCTTGTCAATCTGGTTTGCTGCATTATGGACAATTTGGCTCGTCCGGAATGAGGTTGTATTCGGGAGGGTGCTGCTTGTGTTTCGACAGCAATGGAACTCATCAAATGGCGGTCTTGGATGTGGGTTAAAACTCTCATGAAAGTTTTTAATTATTCCTTGTATGAGTGGTCAACAAATCTTCTTGTGTGCATCATGGGGATGTGAGGGTTTAGATGTTGGGGAGCTCTCTTTGTTAGCTGGTGTGGCAGAGGTTTTATTTTCTTGTCTTGTTTTTCTGTCTGTGTTAGTTTTGGTTGTTGTTTGATTGTTCTTGTGTATTGGGTTTGAAGTACCTCTTGTGCTTCCTATCAATACAATTTTGCTTAGCTAAAAAGAAATAGAgttatttcaattttatttttaagagaGAGATGAAGAGATCGACCAAACCCAGGTGTGAATCGGAGTGAAGAGGGGGTAGATCGGAAGAGAAATGGCTCGATGATGATGATTTGGGGTTCACCCTTGTTGGATCTGGAAGAAAAATGTCTTCTTTGCCCATATTTTTCCTTGTTGGATCTTTGATGAAAAATGGGAGAGAAAAGTTGTTAACTTTCTCAGATTTGGGATGATGAGAGCGTGAACAAGAGAGTGagtgttggggggggggggggagagaaATCAAGTTGAAGAAGTTGGTTTCTGGGTTTCTAAGTTGGATTAAGgaggaagatgaggaagatgatttcTGGGTTCTGGGTTTGAAGATTGATGATTTCTGGGATCTGGCCAAATTGATAAAGAATTGAagattgatgatttttttttttctgttaatAGGATTAAATCCTAAACCCTTAATTAAttgaaccctaaacccttaattaattaaaccctaaacccttttTGGGGTAATttgagtttttaatttaatttttcgatgtgttatttttttaatttttataattcacGTAAGCATTTTTATCCCCGTCAGCGATCTAAATcagcactcgccggagctccgccctccggcgatgatccgtcccaaaaatatttcaaagatgATGAtcaaatgcaataaattttccgACGAGAGACTTAGATCAGACGACAAGACAAAGACAAGGAtcaatatgatgcttaaccctaaAATAAAAGGAGCAAAAGTCTCTGCCTCATAAATAGTAGACAAAGAGCCATCTACAACTTCTATCCTAACCCCCAACCCCTTGAAGAGAGATCATAAAGGATGgatctcattaaaaccttactagtaAAAAACCCATTGGAaaaacctagtaaggaaaaGGAGTTCCCATACTCTAGGATCAAAAAAGAACTTCAAGGAGAACCCAATACAAATATTCCCACagccaacagaaaacaaaattcctcCTCATTCCAGCATCTTGCCAGTACCATATATGCTACAGATTACCCTCATAAACACCACCAAGTCCCAGTCAAAACAGATCAAGTGATGCATTCCCATCTTGAACCACAGTGCAGGAAAAAAGTTTACAGAACTTGCAGCGTAACATGAGCATAGAGTAGAATACCAAGAGCCAAGAATACAAATTAGATATAGCCATAAGCCAAAACAGTCCAGCCAACCAGATTCCAAACTCATCCAGCCACTGCTTCACAAAATATCAAAACCGCAACATTCCAACAAGCAGCAATAGAACAGCAATATGAATTAAGGTAAGCAAAGCATTGGTTCATTGCAccattcaaaaaaataatacttaAACTCCTTTTGCCTAGCCCGAAGCCAATTTGAagcttttaattttattttgtccCCCAAATCTGAACTTTCTACAACCTCCCCCTGAAAAGTAAAGCATTTCTCCCATTCCATAGCACTGCCACATTAGCCAACCAAACTGATGAGAGTCCTCCCCTTTTCGACAAAGAGCAGCTCTCCACGAATTGAATAAAATGATTATTTGGATCATCAGTAAGCACCAAGGGCAAATTAAACCAATTAAGTACCTTAGCCCACACCTTCCAAGCAAAGATACAGGTGAATAATAAGTGTGCAGTAGATTCTGTCTCTGAGCTACACTAGGGGCAAGAAATATTATCAATTGGAACTGAAGGAGGTCTAacttaacccaaaagctagctcaagagttaaggtttgcacaaccatatataagcaattgtttggccacatctctagccaatgtgggactctaacacaccccctcacgcccagtgtagaacatctgacgcgtggaatgaaacgggtggcccaaatatggggagtcaacaaatggatctaggatagaggcccaggcccatggtcaaacaaccattggctctgataccatgaaggaggcctaacttaacccaaaagctagctcaagagttaaggtttgcacaaccatatataagcaattgcttggccacatctctagccaatgtgggactctaacagcCTTCGAACTAAATTTTCCTTTGTCTGGATTCTATCAAACAACAGGCGCCAACATAATGCCACTGCATTCGAAGGTGCACATGCCTTCCACAATTTACTAAACACTGTTATGCCAACAATAGTGTCCAAACCAGAGATAATGTCATAGGCAGACTTTACAGAATATTGGTCATCTCCTTCCACAATCCATACCCATGAGTCCTTTTTCCCTTTGATTAGCGGGAAAGAAGAGATAATATGCTTCATCACCCCAAGTTTCAAAACATCCTCACTAGTAATCCTCTCCTTCCATCTAAGATCCCACACCCAATTATTCTCTAGCCAATAGCTCATCTCCATGATTTTGCACTCTTGCTCACCAGAAAGTAGAAATAGGCTATCAAACGTTTCATTAAATTTACGACACACAGCATTATCAAACCATGAGCCATCTACCCACACCGATGGTGGTTCAACTGCAATAGAAAGGTTTCAACATCTAACCTTGCAATCACATTCAAAGACTTGAGCGGGACACATGGGTCCTTTCTTCTAAATAAGGGaaaagggagaaaaaaaaattagatcaTGTCCCAGATGATTCCCACATATCCATGACTGAGCACATAATCTTTCTCATAGGTATCGGAGATATCTCTTAATTATTTCAAATTTGAACATAAGTCTAGGTTTGTTAGATAAGTTTAATCAATGATAACAAACACTtcatatttaaagaaaagaactAATGATAAAACCATTGTTTGTACACTCAATGGTCTTAAACAAGCTCCTAGAGCAAGTGTGATCATTTTTTACTATGAGAACATGATGAGTGATATGTAAGTAAAGAAGGATCACACTTGCTCTAAGAGCTCGTTTAAGACCATGGAGTGCCTTTTTCACTTTACAAACAAGTGTCAGCACTTCTTCTCTTTAAATATGACGTGTTTGTTATCTTTGATTAAACTTATCTAACAAACCTAGTCTTATGTTCAAATTTGAAATAATTAAGAGATATCTCCGATGCCTACCCAAGCGAGAAAGATTAGGTGCTCAGTCAACGAATGAATATGTGGGAATCATATGGGACATGATCTAGCTCTCTTTTTTTCCAGTACTCCCCTTTACCCTTATTTAGAAGAAAGGACCCCATGTCCCGCTCGAGTCTTTGAACGTGATTGCAAGGTTAGATGTTGAAACCTTTCAATCGCAATTGAACCACCATCGGTCACCATCGGTGTGGGGAGGTGGCggatgaagaaagaaaagaaaaaacataaacaaatgGTAAACTACAAAAACGTTTAAACTAAATAGATtaagttttataatttaaatgtctttataaattattttttattttaattagaattccatattttaattgtaaaatataaatattctaCGTACtgaaatacaaaattaaaaacttatcACCCAAACTCATAACATGACATCTTACACCACTAATAATTATATTAGTCAATAAAGAGGGGGCATGACTGCCATCTAATTTACTGAGAGCAGTTTTTAGTTTGCATGTTAAGAAAACTTTTAAGTCGAACATTATTTGGATAagaataatatttaaatttcagaaaaataaaatctttTTTATGTAAGGTAATATACAATTACAAAATATAAAGAGTCAAGtttaactaatttttttaactgatggacttaaaaataaacaaattttcCTCTTACATATAAACCAATATAGTATGGTAGTTTTAATTTGATATAATTATCTTTTGTTGAAAACAAACCATTTAACTCACAATGAtttgaattaaaatataaaaattaaggCTTTGCTTAAAAACaatatgatttaaatttaaaaggtaaaactaaaataaaaaataagacacggattaaaaattgaattgaaaataatataatagTATCTATTTATAGAGAGTCTTGGGGTTAAGTTATGTCTACAGTTTATTATAGTGTGAAAGTtaaaaaattactttaaaaaGTGGTGTGAGAAATCACTTTTCCAACTCATATCTCAAACTTTATAATTTAGAGATAGATATAAAATCACCCGGTTTGTAAGAATGACACGCAGtctattttaaaataaagtACAAGTCTTATTCTTATTCAAAATTTACATTCCAGGTTCTAATAACTTAATCTCATCTTAAAAGATGCTAATGTAATATGATATTTAATATAAtgtaaatatttaataatacttaaaataacaaaaaaaaattgatttaaagaaGTTTAAGAATGAATACTTTTGCTATATTTTAGTTGAAGCTATTTTTTGTTAATACTTTCACTTCTAGTGTTCCGTTTCGCCGTATTTGTGGGGGCATTCCTAAGAATTCTTCCACAGTGGGCAGGCGTCATCGTCCTCATGGTGAAACTAGTTCAGCCAAATGCTGTGACGGGAAATTGTGAACGTGAAGTGTATTCTGCTATAAGGTGTAATTATCATAAGGGTCTAAAAAAGCAGTGAAATCTGACATATCGACAAAAAAGGAAAGCTAGAGGAGACCCACCATCTCCACCGTTGCCCCCCCGGGACCCTCCCAGAAAGGGGAGTGGTGCATTGCATTCAGTTGCTGTAGTGGGACGAGCTTACTGCGAGAAGCACTTGTCAGGATCAGAGCATAATAACGATCTTGGTGTTCTTGGAGCAGCGGACAACTTAATGAGAATCTCAATGGAGATTCGTCATTAGAGC is a window of Lotus japonicus ecotype B-129 chromosome 5, LjGifu_v1.2 DNA encoding:
- the LOC130719036 gene encoding uncharacterized protein LOC130719036, with the protein product MKILSFNVRGLGGRGKMRVIREVVCHHHVEVLFVQETKLQRISTRTCAQLWGESGFDWKATPAVNRGGGLLCIWNPNLFVLEECVEGQGFIGLVGVWKASQSRCVLVNIYSATDMEGKRALWNALTLWRANCTVTAWCLASDFNVVRVEDECRGCVGVLPVQRQEMEEVHLFISTMELQDIPLAGRRFTWRRPNNQARTRLDRFLVSNEWDGFWPNCSQLVLNRDISDPCPLLLR
- the LOC130719037 gene encoding uncharacterized protein LOC130719037, whose product is MEMSYWLENNWVWDLRWKERITSEDVLKLGVMKHIISSFPLIKGKKDSWVWIVEGDDQYSVKSAYDIISGLDTIVGITVFSKLWKACAPSNAVALCWRLLFDRIQTKENLVRRLLESHIG